Proteins from one Candidatus Methylomirabilis sp. genomic window:
- the speB gene encoding agmatinase has product MSEPRLNLPITGIASFCKAPVCMDPATLEADVAILGVPWDEGTGFRPGARFGPRGIREYSVRYAFGERGAAVGGYWDVEARRRYLEKLRLADCGDVDIIYTDWQRTFANITAAVRALLDRGAFPVVLGGDNSITFPVVQAYAERGPFGLLHVDAHLDYSDEFLGVRIANGNPIKRISELPFVTRIIQVGIRGIRTRQDAFEDSSRRGNLIVTARELHESGVATVLNKIPRLDRYYVTVDIDALDPAIAPGTSSPEPDGLTYRQLWDLLRGIAGKGRILGMDLVETNPFLDPIGLTQSLAASTILEFLAAIFG; this is encoded by the coding sequence GTGTCCGAACCCCGGCTGAACCTCCCCATCACCGGCATCGCCTCCTTCTGCAAGGCCCCCGTCTGCATGGACCCGGCGACCCTCGAGGCCGACGTGGCCATCCTGGGCGTGCCCTGGGACGAGGGGACCGGCTTCCGGCCGGGGGCCCGCTTCGGCCCCCGGGGCATCCGGGAGTACTCGGTCCGGTATGCCTTCGGGGAGCGCGGGGCAGCCGTGGGGGGATACTGGGACGTGGAGGCGCGGCGCCGCTATCTGGAGAAGCTCCGGCTCGCTGACTGCGGCGACGTGGATATTATTTATACCGACTGGCAGCGGACCTTTGCGAACATCACCGCGGCCGTCCGGGCCCTGCTCGATCGGGGGGCCTTCCCCGTCGTCCTGGGCGGCGACAACTCCATCACGTTTCCGGTCGTCCAGGCCTACGCCGAGCGGGGCCCCTTCGGGCTCCTGCACGTGGACGCCCACCTCGACTACAGCGACGAGTTCCTGGGGGTCCGGATCGCGAACGGCAACCCTATCAAGCGGATTTCGGAGCTGCCCTTCGTCACCCGCATCATCCAGGTGGGGATCCGGGGGATCCGGACCCGCCAGGACGCCTTCGAGGACTCGTCGAGGCGAGGGAACCTGATCGTGACGGCGCGGGAGCTGCACGAATCTGGCGTGGCTACGGTCCTGAACAAGATCCCCCGCCTCGACCGATACTACGTGACCGTCGACATCGACGCTCTCGACCCCGCCATCGCCCCCGGGACCTCCTCCCCCGAGCCGGACGGCCTCACGTACCGGCAGCTCTGGGACCTCCTCCGGGGCATCGCAGGGAAGGGCCGCATTCTCGGGATGGACCTCGTCGAGACCAACCCCTTCCTGGACCCGATCGGCCTCACGCAATCCCTCGCCGCCAGCACCATCCTCGAGTTTCTCGCCGCGATATTCGGCTAG